The following coding sequences are from one Musa acuminata AAA Group cultivar baxijiao chromosome BXJ2-4, Cavendish_Baxijiao_AAA, whole genome shotgun sequence window:
- the LOC108952598 gene encoding phosphatidylinositol 4-phosphate 5-kinase 10-like encodes MEQNLVLSEQEPSYHDFNSTSTFLLRCSIDSKGTQTEFEWTDYSTAVFRKLQEFEDIDINGYIDVIRGHETLRHLSNKKKVSSLHLSSDNRFALKIISKSHMKALLELLPKYYHHVKKYNNTLLAKFYGLHVVQPQGGKKVRFVVIGNILQSDLKIHKHFVLRDSPNSHHVHKTGDEEDLNMTFHLHSSLRHKLLTQLKHDCNFLEEAGIMHYSLLLGMHICSAPFEALLQVHHSSANSAGADDCDKSSDGAESEHSHADHSFPSDGDDSSSSSPTETEGILGVRMAARAVGSRKKESNLAPPTHATGKNQLNNVFLFLGVIDILQPYSMLKHMEHVIKSLHADSPSVSGLNPRAYSNHFQEYLSKIFPENFQVSDANML; translated from the exons ATGGAGCAAAATCTGGTGCTGTCGGAGCAGGAACcttcttatcatgattttaattccACTTCGACCTTTTTGCTACGCTGCTCTATTGATTCTAAAGGCACACAAACTGAGTTTGAGTGGACAGATTACAGTACTGCTGTTTTCAG GAAACTTCAAGAGTTTGAGGATATTGATATTAATGGATACATCGATGTGATACGTGGTCATGAAACCTTAAGGCAcctttcaaacaaaaaaaaagtttcTTCTCTCCATTTATCCAGTGATAATAGGTTTGCCTTAAAGATCATAAGCAAATCTCACATGAAG GCCCTTTTAGAACTACTGCCAAAATATTATCACCATGTGAAGAAGTACAATAACACTTTACTTGCAAAATTCTATGGGCTTCATGTTGTTCAGCCACAAGGTGGAAAAAAG GTTCGCTTTGTGGTAATTGGAAATATTCTTCAGTCAGATTTAAAGATTCACAAGCATTTTGTTCTCAGAGATTCACCGAATAGCCACCATGTGCACAAAACGGGAGATGAGGAAGATCTTAATATGACTTTTCATTTACATTCATCTCTTCGGCATAAACTTCTGAC GCAATTAAAGCATGACTGCAATTTTTTGGAAGAAGCGGGCATCATGCACTACTCTCTCCTTCTCGGAATGCATATTTGTTCTGCACCTTTTGAGGCTCTTCTTCAGGTTCACCACTCTTCGGCAAATTCAGCAG GCGCAGATGATTGCGACAAGAGTTCAGATGGAGCTGAATCAGAGCACAGCCATGCAGATCATAGTTTTCCATCAGATGGCGACGACTCAtcctcatcctctcctacaga AACCGAAGGTATACTCGGTGTCAGGATGGCAGCCCGGGCGGTTGGCTCTCGGAAAAAGGAAAGCAATTTGGCACCACCAACTCATGCCACGGGAAAAAATCAACTCAACAATGTGTTCCTCTTCTTGGGGGTAATCGACATCCTTCAACCTTACAGCATGCTTAAGCACATGGAACACGTTATAAAGTCTCTGCACGCAGACTCTCCGTCGGTCTCGGGATTAAATCCCCGAGCGTACTCGAATCATTTTCAGGAGTATCTCTCGAAAATATTTCCAGAAAATTTCCAAGTCTCTGATGCCAACATGCTTTAG